In a single window of the Sphingosinicella microcystinivorans genome:
- a CDS encoding TonB-dependent receptor plug domain-containing protein, with protein MIVALLLSSAAIASDAELIVSAAREPVAYGETGSALTVIDGAAIEAVALPQLVDVLRLSPGVSVARSGPTGAQTQVRIRGAEANHTLVFVDGIAANDPATSGEFRWETLPSDGIARAEVLRGPQSALWGSEAIGGVVSVTTAEPADGTRIFGSAEAGSFGTVHAAGGAGIGSERGGIVVQSSWYDTKGIDSFGGGIRERDGYESLMLSAKASVRPIENGELGLVVRHTSSLSEFDGYNDVFVRDDTRDATRIRATALRGFGRVDTLDGRWRHEIFGSFVTTDNINRDGGTFLNRTDAEVFETGYQTGIDFGSEAFRHRVTGAIEHRTQRFIADDAEYFGGTNQRVSRDRTSFVLDYGLSAGGLALGASVRRDENDAFKDATTWRASGRYTLENGFTVHASAGKGVTDPTFTEMFGFFPGSFVGNPDLRPERSVGWDAGVGYRTAAVSADVTWFQADLENEIVSTFDSATFLSGVANAAGKSKRRGIEASFDAKPLAWLTLGGSYTWLDAREAQLAGVARLREARRPRHSGSLLATADFDAASVTFAANYVGNRKDTDFDSFPARVVTLKDYVLATLSGRVRLGGDFELTGRIENLFDATYEDAYGYRTQGISAFGGIRVKWGG; from the coding sequence ATGATTGTTGCACTTCTTCTTTCATCCGCCGCCATCGCGAGCGATGCCGAGCTGATCGTCTCGGCGGCCCGCGAGCCGGTCGCCTACGGCGAGACCGGCAGCGCGCTGACCGTGATCGACGGCGCCGCCATCGAGGCGGTCGCGCTGCCGCAGCTCGTCGACGTGCTGCGCCTGTCGCCGGGCGTCTCCGTGGCGCGGTCCGGCCCGACGGGCGCGCAGACGCAGGTGCGCATCCGCGGCGCGGAGGCGAACCACACGCTCGTCTTCGTCGACGGCATCGCCGCCAACGACCCCGCCACCTCCGGCGAGTTCCGCTGGGAAACCCTGCCCTCGGACGGCATCGCGCGCGCCGAGGTGCTGCGCGGGCCGCAGTCGGCGCTGTGGGGCTCCGAGGCGATCGGCGGCGTCGTATCCGTCACAACGGCGGAGCCCGCGGACGGCACGCGCATCTTCGGCAGCGCCGAGGCGGGCTCGTTCGGCACCGTCCACGCGGCGGGCGGCGCCGGCATCGGCAGCGAGCGCGGCGGCATCGTCGTGCAATCGAGCTGGTACGATACAAAGGGCATCGACAGCTTCGGCGGCGGCATCAGGGAGCGCGACGGCTATGAATCGCTGATGCTCTCCGCCAAGGCCTCGGTGCGTCCGATCGAGAACGGCGAGCTCGGCCTCGTCGTGCGCCACACCAGTTCGCTCAGCGAATTCGACGGCTACAACGATGTCTTCGTGCGCGACGACACGCGCGACGCGACGCGCATCCGCGCGACCGCGCTGCGCGGCTTCGGGCGCGTGGACACGCTGGACGGCCGCTGGCGGCACGAGATCTTCGGCAGCTTCGTCACCACCGACAACATCAACCGCGACGGCGGCACGTTCCTGAACCGCACCGACGCCGAGGTGTTCGAGACCGGCTACCAGACCGGCATCGACTTCGGCAGCGAGGCCTTCCGCCACCGCGTCACCGGCGCGATCGAGCATCGCACGCAGCGCTTCATTGCCGACGACGCCGAGTATTTCGGCGGCACCAACCAGCGCGTCTCGCGCGACCGCACCAGCTTCGTGCTCGACTACGGGCTGAGCGCAGGCGGCCTCGCCCTCGGCGCGAGCGTCCGCCGCGACGAGAACGACGCCTTCAAGGACGCGACGACGTGGCGCGCGAGCGGCCGCTACACGCTGGAGAACGGCTTCACCGTCCACGCGAGCGCGGGCAAGGGCGTCACCGATCCGACCTTCACGGAGATGTTCGGCTTCTTCCCCGGCAGCTTCGTCGGCAACCCGGACCTGAGGCCGGAACGCTCGGTCGGCTGGGATGCGGGCGTCGGCTATCGCACGGCTGCGGTCTCGGCGGACGTGACGTGGTTCCAGGCCGATCTCGAGAACGAGATCGTCTCCACCTTCGATTCCGCGACCTTCCTGTCGGGCGTCGCCAACGCGGCGGGCAAGAGCAAGCGGAGGGGTATCGAAGCGTCGTTCGACGCGAAGCCGCTCGCGTGGCTGACGCTCGGCGGCAGCTACACGTGGCTCGACGCCAGGGAGGCGCAGCTCGCGGGTGTCGCGCGGCTCCGCGAGGCCCGGCGGCCTCGCCACAGCGGCAGCCTGCTCGCGACCGCCGATTTCGACGCCGCCTCGGTGACGTTCGCGGCGAACTACGTGGGCAATCGCAAGGACACGGACTTCGACAGCTTCCCGGCGCGCGTCGTGACGCTGAAGGACTATGTGCTCGCCACGCTTTCGGGCCGCGTGAGGCTCGGCGGCGACTTCGAACTCACCGGCCGCATCGAGAACCTGTTCGATGCGACCTATGAGGACGCCTACGGATATCGGACGCAGGGCATCTCCGCGTTCGGCGGCATCCGGGTGAAATGGGGCGGCTGA
- a CDS encoding VOC family protein, producing the protein MNGLVHHIDLNAGDLAASKRVYGLLLDALGYTCVRDDGECEWDIRSPAGFASIGLKQARLPDHAHQRYAPGIHHLAWSVDSRAEVDRIHALLRDAGIRILDAPALYPEYSADYYAVFFEDPDGIKLEVLNAPGFAAPGRNP; encoded by the coding sequence GTGAACGGACTTGTCCATCACATCGACCTCAACGCCGGCGATCTCGCGGCGTCGAAGCGCGTCTACGGCCTGCTGCTGGACGCGCTCGGCTACACGTGCGTGCGTGACGACGGCGAGTGCGAGTGGGACATACGCTCGCCCGCCGGCTTCGCCTCGATCGGGCTGAAGCAGGCGCGGCTCCCGGACCACGCGCATCAGCGCTACGCCCCCGGCATCCATCACCTCGCCTGGTCGGTGGACAGCCGCGCCGAGGTGGACCGCATCCACGCCCTGCTCCGGGACGCCGGAATCCGTATCCTCGATGCGCCCGCGCTCTATCCCGAATATTCGGCGGACTATTACGCCGTGTTCTTCGAGGACCCGGACGGCATCAAGCTCGAGGTGCTGAATGCGCCGGGCTTCGCGGCCCCGGGCCGCAATCCGTGA
- a CDS encoding FecCD family ABC transporter permease — MTAARLSVLLLALLVPVALLSLLVGEVPVSALLRDPDLARMLFTELRLPRLVLAAAAGAALGISGAALQGLLRNPLASPDILGTSAGAALGAVVTGYFLGFSGTIAMAGGGIAGALIALVLLLLLAGRGASSTTLILAGVAISALGGAMMNLALALAASPFAFYDMMFWLLGSFADRSVAHVGVGLPAMLIGSALVFSASRGLDALALGEDVAATLGHDVRPMRWRIVGGSAIAVGGAVAVAGIIGFVGLIVPHLVRPLVRNRPGPALLPSAVAGAVLLVAADIATRFPLNGKTLPIGVVTAMLGAPFFLWLILSRRGVQS, encoded by the coding sequence GTGACGGCGGCGCGGCTGTCCGTCCTGCTTCTGGCGCTGCTCGTGCCGGTCGCGCTGCTGTCGCTGCTGGTCGGCGAGGTGCCGGTCTCGGCGCTGCTTCGCGACCCCGATCTCGCCCGGATGCTGTTCACGGAGCTTCGGCTGCCTCGGCTCGTCCTCGCCGCTGCCGCCGGTGCCGCGCTCGGCATCAGCGGCGCGGCCTTGCAGGGTCTCCTCCGAAACCCCCTCGCCTCGCCCGACATCCTCGGCACCTCCGCCGGCGCGGCGCTCGGCGCGGTGGTGACGGGCTATTTCCTCGGCTTCTCGGGAACGATCGCGATGGCGGGCGGCGGCATCGCGGGCGCGCTGATCGCGCTCGTCCTGCTCCTGCTGCTCGCCGGGCGCGGCGCATCCTCGACGACACTGATCCTCGCGGGCGTCGCCATCTCGGCGCTGGGCGGCGCGATGATGAACCTCGCGCTGGCGCTCGCCGCGTCGCCGTTCGCCTTCTACGACATGATGTTCTGGCTGCTCGGCTCCTTCGCGGACCGCAGCGTCGCGCATGTCGGTGTCGGCCTGCCCGCCATGCTGATCGGAAGCGCGCTTGTGTTCTCCGCTTCGCGCGGCCTCGACGCGCTGGCGCTCGGCGAGGACGTCGCCGCGACGCTCGGCCATGACGTGCGCCCGATGCGCTGGCGGATCGTCGGCGGCAGCGCCATTGCCGTCGGCGGCGCGGTCGCCGTGGCGGGGATCATCGGCTTCGTCGGCCTCATCGTCCCGCATCTGGTGCGGCCGCTGGTCAGGAACCGCCCCGGCCCCGCGCTGCTGCCGAGCGCCGTCGCGGGCGCCGTGCTGCTGGTCGCGGCGGACATCGCGACGCGCTTTCCCCTGAACGGCAAGACACTGCCGATCGGCGTCGTCACCGCGATGCTCGGCGCGCCGTTCTTCCTGTGGCTGATCCTCTCGCGGCGCGGGGTGCAGTCATGA
- a CDS encoding ABC transporter substrate-binding protein: MGRLIALLGLLAFAATAAEAAPARVASLGLCTDELVLLLAEPGQLVSVSYLGHDRHETPLAPKARGLHGNDGRFSAVAALKPDLVVTGGAVNRFARALAERTGTRVVDVPPPMTLAGLRANIRTVAAALGHPARGEALIGWMDARLGSPLPPRHTGLMITAGGLTAAPDSISSELLTYAGIRQTSTPTGRVSLEGLIAAPPPLLIHSRYRSGQYSLPQEWIDSAVRVAGTRNVEVDGRAWLCPGPLAAADVARLRETIR, encoded by the coding sequence ATGGGGCGGCTGATCGCCCTTCTCGGCCTGCTGGCCTTCGCCGCGACGGCGGCGGAGGCCGCACCGGCACGCGTCGCCTCGCTCGGGCTTTGCACGGACGAACTGGTGCTGCTGCTCGCCGAGCCGGGGCAGCTCGTTTCCGTCTCCTATCTCGGCCACGACCGGCACGAGACGCCGCTCGCCCCCAAAGCGCGCGGCCTGCACGGCAACGACGGCAGGTTCAGCGCCGTCGCGGCGCTGAAGCCCGATCTGGTCGTCACCGGCGGCGCGGTGAACCGCTTCGCCCGCGCGCTCGCCGAGCGGACGGGCACGCGCGTCGTCGACGTGCCGCCGCCGATGACGCTCGCGGGCCTCCGGGCCAACATCCGCACCGTGGCGGCCGCGCTCGGCCATCCGGCGCGCGGCGAGGCGCTGATCGGCTGGATGGACGCACGGCTGGGATCGCCGTTGCCGCCGCGCCATACGGGCCTGATGATCACGGCGGGCGGGCTCACCGCCGCCCCGGATTCGATCAGCTCCGAACTGCTCACCTATGCGGGTATCCGGCAGACCAGCACGCCCACGGGCCGCGTGTCGCTGGAGGGACTGATCGCCGCGCCGCCGCCGCTCCTCATCCACAGCCGCTACCGCAGCGGGCAATATTCGCTGCCGCAGGAATGGATCGACAGTGCCGTCCGCGTCGCCGGAACACGCAATGTCGAGGTGGACGGCCGCGCGTGGCTCTGCCCCGGCCCGCTCGCCGCGGCCGATGTCGCGCGCCTGCGGGAGACGATCCGGTGA
- a CDS encoding zinc-binding dehydrogenase — MKAWVCHHLSEDRSGLRFEAAWPDAPSPAPGEVRVALSAAALNFPDLLMLWGGYQFRPALPFVPGVEGVGVVTDTGAGVDPALAGRRVVVVARSGCLAGAITLGAESVRPAPETCSDAEAAAYVVGALTAWVGLAERGRLGRGETLLVTGAGGGMGLAAVAMGKALGAHVIAAASDARKLVAARAAGADETLLVERAAPDLPALKDRIDVVFDPVGGALFAPAVRTLRWNGRYLLIGFAGGIPEPFASNHALIKGIEIVGVRAGEFGRRDPAGGARARTAIDALAASGRYRPVIGLEVPLARADEAFAAMAAGTLVGKAVVRIR; from the coding sequence GTGAAGGCATGGGTCTGCCACCACCTGAGCGAGGACCGCTCCGGGCTGCGCTTCGAGGCCGCGTGGCCTGACGCGCCGTCGCCCGCGCCGGGCGAGGTGCGCGTCGCGCTGAGCGCGGCGGCGCTCAACTTCCCGGACCTGCTGATGCTGTGGGGGGGATACCAGTTCAGGCCGGCGCTGCCGTTCGTGCCGGGCGTCGAGGGCGTCGGCGTCGTCACCGATACGGGCGCGGGCGTCGATCCGGCGCTGGCGGGGCGCCGCGTCGTCGTCGTCGCGCGCTCGGGGTGCCTTGCCGGGGCGATCACGCTCGGCGCCGAAAGCGTTCGCCCCGCGCCGGAAACCTGCTCCGACGCGGAAGCGGCGGCCTACGTGGTCGGCGCGCTCACCGCGTGGGTCGGGCTCGCCGAGCGCGGCCGCCTCGGCAGGGGCGAGACGCTGCTGGTGACGGGCGCGGGCGGCGGCATGGGGCTCGCCGCGGTCGCGATGGGAAAGGCGCTCGGCGCGCACGTCATCGCCGCCGCGTCCGATGCACGGAAGCTCGTCGCCGCGCGCGCGGCCGGGGCCGATGAAACCCTTCTCGTCGAACGCGCCGCGCCCGATCTCCCGGCGTTGAAGGACCGTATCGACGTGGTGTTCGATCCGGTCGGCGGCGCGCTGTTCGCGCCCGCCGTGCGGACGCTGCGCTGGAACGGGCGCTACCTGCTGATCGGCTTCGCGGGCGGCATCCCGGAGCCGTTCGCGTCAAACCATGCGCTCATCAAGGGCATCGAGATCGTCGGCGTGCGCGCCGGGGAATTCGGCCGCCGCGACCCGGCGGGCGGCGCCCGCGCCCGCACAGCGATCGACGCGCTCGCCGCGTCAGGGCGCTACCGGCCCGTCATCGGCCTCGAGGTGCCGCTGGCGCGTGCCGACGAGGCGTTCGCCGCGATGGCGGCGGGCACGCTCGTCGGAAAGGCCGTGGTCAGGATTCGCTGA
- the rpmE gene encoding 50S ribosomal protein L31, which yields MKQNIHPDYHTITVQMTDGTTYQTRSTWGKEGDTLLLEIDPTTHPAWTGGAQKVLDTGGRVARFNRRFGGLSLGKK from the coding sequence GTGAAGCAGAACATCCACCCCGACTATCACACCATCACGGTGCAGATGACGGACGGGACCACCTACCAGACGCGTTCGACGTGGGGGAAGGAGGGCGACACGCTGCTCCTCGAAATCGACCCGACGACGCACCCGGCATGGACCGGCGGCGCGCAGAAGGTGCTCGACACCGGCGGCCGCGTCGCGCGCTTCAACAGGCGCTTCGGCGGTCTCAGCCTCGGCAAGAAGTAA